Proteins found in one Gammaproteobacteria bacterium genomic segment:
- a CDS encoding response regulator transcription factor yields MTRILVIDDDQGLAAPLQAYFARFGLELEAKQYPREGLRRLREQGADLVILDVMLPEMDGFEVCRMIRRDSDVPIIMLTARGEVTDRVVGLELGADDYLPKPFDPRELVARVQRILKRSEGRSKADGEIWAFPDLRIDRERQTVEVTGEPIDLTHTEYRLVELLARRPGHPFSRDEILNALRGIDADVYTRAVDVLVSRVRQKLRPVDYIKTVRGAGYAFVAPRL; encoded by the coding sequence ATGACCCGTATCCTCGTCATCGACGACGACCAGGGGCTGGCGGCCCCGCTGCAGGCGTATTTTGCCCGCTTCGGCCTAGAACTCGAGGCCAAGCAATACCCGCGAGAGGGACTCCGGCGGCTGCGTGAACAAGGCGCCGACCTCGTCATTCTCGACGTCATGCTCCCGGAGATGGACGGTTTTGAGGTCTGCCGCATGATCCGCCGCGACAGCGACGTCCCGATCATCATGCTCACCGCTCGGGGCGAGGTCACCGACCGCGTCGTCGGGCTGGAACTGGGTGCGGACGACTACCTGCCCAAGCCCTTCGACCCCAGGGAACTGGTGGCGCGCGTGCAGCGGATACTCAAGCGCAGCGAGGGTCGCTCGAAAGCCGACGGGGAGATCTGGGCCTTCCCCGACCTTAGGATCGACCGTGAACGCCAGACCGTGGAGGTCACAGGTGAACCGATCGATCTGACACACACGGAGTACCGGCTGGTCGAACTGCTCGCCAGACGCCCCGGGCACCCGTTCTCGCGCGACGAGATCCTCAACGCCCTGCGCGGAATCGACGCGGACGTCTACACTCGGGCCGTCGACGTGCTGGTCAGTCGGGTTCGGCAGAAGCTTCGACCGGTCGACTACATCAAGACCGTACGCGGCGCGGGCTACGCCTTCGTAGCGCCGCGGCTGTGA
- a CDS encoding Spy/CpxP family protein refolding chaperone: MLKIVLVTLIVVGILAGFGIAWAKHKGYCSAEGRMQHITERISQKLELNDEQRSKLVALGEQFQALRGDWRERRVDMRANVLDLLKNDRFDRERAQQMIDERQQSMAEHKRDMVDAFAEFSDSLDPEQRTRLAELIDHWSGDRWGHHSWAH, translated from the coding sequence ATGCTCAAGATCGTACTCGTCACCCTCATCGTCGTCGGAATCCTTGCCGGATTCGGCATCGCCTGGGCCAAACACAAAGGCTATTGCTCTGCCGAAGGCCGCATGCAGCACATCACGGAGCGCATCTCTCAGAAGCTCGAGCTGAACGACGAGCAGCGGTCCAAACTCGTCGCCTTGGGCGAACAGTTCCAGGCGCTGCGGGGAGACTGGAGGGAACGCCGTGTCGATATGCGCGCCAACGTCCTGGACCTGCTCAAAAACGACCGATTCGATCGGGAACGCGCGCAGCAGATGATCGATGAACGGCAACAGTCCATGGCCGAGCACAAGCGCGACATGGTCGACGCCTTCGCCGAGTTCAGCGACAGCCTCGATCCCGAACAGCGCACAAGGCTGGCGGAACTGATCGATCACTGGTCCGGTGACCGCTGGGGCCACCACAGTTGGGCCCATTAG